One Gossypium hirsutum isolate 1008001.06 chromosome A11, Gossypium_hirsutum_v2.1, whole genome shotgun sequence genomic window carries:
- the LOC107955582 gene encoding histidine kinase CKI1 yields the protein MPQQRNCPKILLSTICSLIILGVCVYLTRKLCMLNNDTRDRFTSDSYSEHQNSISAIEATSRFLLPLNTSALNLARTLSSALNGSELSFVTIEKKIAPSLFIALSTIPSLSQISYVGLNGLMFSYYNDEDDQKLAVFCNTSFSSHWYSMLVNRDTGVLYGKAITLNATNRINETWFQEALNRTKGYFSLGKGWNDDQDSLFLSSVTMDGSGVISVGFPVQVVIDHFAALNFSGGYFHLATVDGDVIVQSELPNAEIIVNNNTVLIRASELDGSTIRSISYCSCEPVDGNRVSFHGRIMGEKYTFYCSTVEIAGVQAVYVLAYHKGGLVTIIEENTKLSLLLLILMFISILVAFIIFIFFSIRAAKREMYLCAAFVKQMNATQQAERKSMFKTRTYLRANHDIRSSLAAISTLLDLCHADAHPHPELAANLVQIKSCNKDLLDILNSVLNIGKIEAGKMDLEEEEFNLAQLLENVVDIEYPSGIKKGVDVVLDPCDGSIGKLSLVRGDRVKLKQILFNLLRNAIKFTSDGHVSIRAVVKKRSFEKEIIASNGNLVSKCLSLLFCKKEDFEDMDALHRAEQNLNKMEFEFEVDDTGKGIPKDKQASIYEEFIQVKDTTVGEGRLEEEGCGLGLGIVQSIVRLMDGEIGIVDKEPGERGTCFRFTVMLTVCQPEPTLEPLDSVNGGEPRCSISRSPAASSHVILYITGEERKRVLKKYMESLNIKVTLVKQGKCVHRLLEKIKCKLDYSYSNSSRRPESSSANFPAKSASSSSTAGTNDTSAGIKGGSDSSWGQYTKNNSRNCPTFILVVIESSLGNLSELCCAVANFRACIPDNLCKFVLLDNPVTRLRGGKEEDKLVSHFHERISEPFHGSRLMKVLHLLPEREEFQQNCLGTNRHRTSSSHPPSLEQVAINENTEMKIKKSLNEKTILKQVVINENTETMIIKKPNEKTILEQVMINENTEKPLNEKTILLVEDSPLNRRITSERLKKLGAEVEVCTNGEEAVDKVCKMLKENNKRKAQPYDFILMDCQMPVMDGYEATRLIRREEKSYGVSIPVIALTADPLSEEATTGAGMNSYLIKPLNLDKLLEIMSTLSK from the exons ATGCCTCAGCAGAGAAATTGTCCCAAAATACTTCTATCAACAATTTGTTCTCTTATCATTTTA GGGGTTTGTGTGTATCTAACAAGAAAGTTATGCATGTTGAACAACGATACCAGAGATAGATTTACGTCTGATTCTTATTCAGAACACCAGAACTCGATTTCGGCAATCGAAGCCACTTCAAGGTTCTTGCTTCCTCTCAACACATCAGCACTCAACTTAGCAAGAACATTGAGCTCGGCGCTAAATGGATCCGAGCTATCATTTGTTACAATTGAGAAAAAG ATTGCACCGTCGTTGTTCATTGCGCTTTCAACAATTCCAAGTCTATCACAGATTTCTTACGTGGGATTGAATGGCTTGATGTTTTCGTATTACAATGATGAGGACGACCAAAAGCTAGCAGTATTCTGCAACACTTCCTTTTCTTCCCATTGGTATAGTATGCTGGTCAATCGTGATACTGGCGTCTTGTATGGAAAGGCAATTACTTTGAATGCCACGAATCGAATAAACGAAACATGGTTTCAAGAAGCCTTAAATCGAACCAAAGGGTATTTTTCTCTCGGCAAAGGATGGAATGATGATCAAGATAGCCTATTTCTTAGCTCTGTTACTATGGATGGAAGTGGTGTTATATCTGTTGGTTTCCCTGTTCAAGTGGTTATTGATCATTTTGCAGCATTAAACTTTAGTGGAGGGTACTTCCATTTGGCTACCGTCGACGGGGATGTGATTGTGCAATCCGAGCTTCCAAATGctgaaattatagtaaataacaacacagTTTTAATTCGAGCATCAGAACTTGACGGTAGTACGATACGGAGTATCAGTTACTGTTCGTGTGAACCTGTTGATGGGAACAGAGTATCGTTTCATGGGAGAATTATGGGAGAGAAGTACACATTTTATTGCTCCACAGTTGAGATTGCTGGAGTTCAAGCA GTGTATGTGTTAGCGTATCACAAGGGCGGATTGGTCACCATCATTGAAGAGAACACCAAGCTATCCTTATTGCTTCTTATTCTCATGTTTATATCCATATTGGTTGCGTTCattatcttcattttcttttccattaGAGCAGCAAAAAGAGAAATGTACTTGTGCGCTGCTTTCGTAAAACAAATGAATGCAACTCAACAAGCGGAGCGCAAGAGCATGTTTAAGACTCGAACTTACTTGAGGGCAAACCACGACATTCGATCTTCCTTGGCtgcaatctcaactttgctcgaTCTTTGTCATGCCGATGCTCATCCTCACCCCGAGTTAGCTGCAAATTTGGTTCAGATAAAGAGTTGCAACAAGGACCTTCTAG ATATATTAAATTCAGTATTGAATATCGGTAAAATTGAGGCCGGGAAGATGGATCTCGAAGAAGAAGAATTCAACTTGGCTCAACTCCTTGAGAACGTTGTCGATATCGAATATCCTTCAGGTATCAAAAAGGGCGTTGATGTTGTACTTGATCCTTGTGATGGTTCCATTGGTAAACTATCTCTGGTGAGAGGTGATAGAGTTAAGCTTAAACAAATTTTGTTCAACTTACTTCGCAATGCTATTAAGTTTACATCAGATGGTCACGTCTCGATTCGTGCAGTCGTCAAAAAACGAagttttgaaaaagaaatcattGCTTCTAATGGTAATTTAGTATCGAAGTGTCTATCCCTATTATTTTGCAAGAAAGAAGACTTTGAGGATATGGATGCACTTCATAGAGCTGAACAAAATCTCAACAAAATGGAGTTTGAGTTCGAGGTTGACGATACCGGCAAGGGAATTCCTAAAGACAAGCAAGCATCTATTTATGAAGAATTTATTCAGGTTAAGGATACAACTGTCGGTGAAGGTCGCCTCGAAGAAGAAGGATGTGGTCTCGGACTTGGTATTGTTCAATCCATT GTGCGGCTGATGGATGGAGAAATAGGCATTGTTGATAAAGAGCCTGGTGAGAGAGGCACTTGTTTCAGGTTCACTGTTATGCTTACGGTTTGTCAGCCCGAGCCGACTCTCGAACCCTTAGACTCTGTGAATGGAGGTGAACCACGTTGTTCCATTTCTAGGAGCCCTGCAGCTAGTTCTCATGTCATACTTTACATAACAGGGGAAGAAAGGAAGAGAGTTCTGAAGAAATATATGGAAAGCTTAAACATAAAAGTGACATTAGTAAAGCAAGGGAAATGTGTTCATCGGCTGCTCGAAAAGATAAAGTGCAAGCTGGATTATTCTTACAGCAATTCTTCAAGAAGGCCCGAGTCAAGTTCAGCTAACTTCCCAGCAAAATCTGCATCAAGCAGTTCTACTGCAGGAACAAATGATACATCTGCTGGGATCAAAGGAGGAAGTGATAGTAGTTGGGGACAATACACAAAGAACAACTCTAGAAATTGTCCAACTTTCATACTAGTAGTAATTGAATCCAGTCTTGGCAATTTATCTGAACTGTGCTGTGCTGTAGCTAATTTCCGGGCATGTATTCCGGATAACTTATGTAAGTTTGTCTTGTTAGATAATCCGGTTACGCGTTTAAGAGGTGGAAAAGAAGAGGATAAGTTAGTTAGTCATTTTCATGAACGAATAAGTGAACCATTCCATGGATCACGCTTAATGAAAGTGCTGCATCTACTTCCAGAACGTGAAGAATTCCAACAGAATTGCTTGGGGACCAATCGACATAGGACTTCTTCATCTCATCCTCCATCACTTGAGCAGGTGGCAATAAATGAAAATACAGAGATGAAAATTAAAAAGTCTTTAAATGAGAAGACAATTCTCAAGCAGGTGGTGATAAACGAAAATACAGAGACGATGATAATAAAAAAGCCGAATGAGAAGACAATTCTCGAGCAGGTAATGATAAACGAAAATACGGAGAAGCCTTTGAATGAGAAGACAATTCTTTTAGTTGAAGACTCTCCGCTAAATCGAAGGATAACAAGTGAAAGGCTTAAGAAACTTGGAGCAGAAGTTGAAGTGTGTACAAATGGGGAAGAGGCAGTCGATAAAGTTTGCAAGATGTTGAAAGAAAATAACAAACGCAAAGCTCAACCTTATGATTTTATCCTCATGGATTGCCAG atgCCGGTGATGGATGGATATGAAGCAACAAGACTAATAAGAAGGGAGGAGAAATCGTATGGTGTTAGTATACCAGTGATTGCATTAACCGCTGATCCTTTATCTGAGGAAGCAACTACCGGCGCTGGAATGAATTCTTATTTGATTAAGCCATTGAATCTTGATAAATTACTTGAAATTATGTCAACTTtatctaaataa
- the LOC107904485 gene encoding universal stress protein A-like protein, producing the protein MADVVDKDRKILVAVDEGEESMYALSWCLKNIISQCCKDTLFLLYVRSAQAFHSSLDGTGYLFSADVLATVDKYSNDVANCIIEKAKRMCREKGDDEVKVEEIIESGDPRDVICRVAENINADVLVMGSHGYGLIQRAFLGSVSNHCAQNVKCPVLIVKKPKSSSSATGTK; encoded by the exons ATGGCTGATGTTGTAGATAAGGACCGCAAAATCCTGGTAGCCGTGGATGAAGGCGAGGAGAGCATGTACGCTCTCTCATGGTGCCTCAAGAACATCATTTCTCAATGTTGCAAAGATACCCTTTTCCTCCTTTACGTTAGATCTGCACAAGCTTTTCACTCTTCGCTCGATGgcacag GGTATTTGTTTTCTGCTGATGTTTTGGCCACCGTGGACAAGTACAGCAACGATGTGGCGAATTGTATCATTGAAAAGGCCAAAAGGATGTGCAGAGAGAAAGGTGATGATGAG GTTAAAGTAGAGGAGATAATAGAGAGTGGTGATCCAAGGGACGTGATTTGCCGGGTTGCCGAGAATATCAATGCTGACGTTCTTGTTATGGGAAGCCATGGCTATGGCCTTATTCAGAG GGCATTCTTGGGGAGTGTAAGCAATCACTGTGCACAGAATGTGAAGTGCCCTGTTTTGATTGTGAAGAAGCCCAAATCTTCCTCCTCTGCAACTGGAACCAAATGA